One Nitrospirota bacterium DNA window includes the following coding sequences:
- a CDS encoding DUF998 domain-containing protein yields MAVLVAGFLTPDYSQSRRAISDLGIAGQPYAFLLNYLGFAAPGGFILLAARAANKMWTSPLLPSLGLRCMACAGVFLIVAGFYPFPSLIHLTSALLAGLAASINIFGFSVYTVRHKGYSVLVVSGFAVALLILIDAATWVLAESRGIRIHTFMGFQQRSASFSAFVWFSAFAISSARKHNL; encoded by the coding sequence ATGGCTGTTCTTGTTGCGGGATTCTTAACGCCTGATTATTCGCAGAGCCGGAGGGCCATCAGCGACCTTGGCATCGCTGGGCAGCCATACGCCTTTCTCTTAAACTATCTTGGGTTCGCTGCGCCGGGTGGTTTCATTCTATTAGCGGCGCGGGCAGCCAATAAGATGTGGACTTCTCCCTTATTGCCAAGCCTTGGACTGAGATGCATGGCATGTGCCGGTGTGTTCCTCATTGTCGCAGGTTTCTACCCCTTCCCTTCATTGATACATCTCACGTCTGCTCTTCTCGCCGGGCTCGCGGCATCTATCAATATCTTCGGGTTCTCTGTATATACCGTGAGACATAAGGGTTATTCAGTCTTGGTCGTATCAGGTTTCGCTGTCGCACTTCTTATATTAATTGACGCCGCAACATGGGTTCTTGCTGAGAGCCGGGGCATCAGAATACATACATTTATGGGGTTTCAGCAGAGATCGGCTTCCTTTTCAGCATTTGTCTGGTTCAGCGCCTTTGCAATTTCCTCGGCACGGAAGCATAACCTGTAA
- a CDS encoding Gx transporter family protein produces the protein MQSQDKYRIALLSAYAIAIHSFENLLPTPIPWLRLGIANIITLATLVLYGFRAAMIVTLIRVILSSIFIGTFLGPGFIMSFCGGVSSTAAMGITFSLFPRLFGPVGLSLIGALFHNVSQLSIAYLLFVRQLEAILIVTPLLILLGTITGVVNGIIGGMLIKNISKKSPDTSR, from the coding sequence ATGCAATCACAGGATAAGTACCGCATAGCGCTGCTCTCAGCTTATGCAATTGCAATCCACAGCTTTGAAAATCTTCTGCCAACTCCTATCCCGTGGCTAAGACTCGGTATCGCAAACATTATCACACTTGCAACGCTCGTCCTTTATGGATTCAGAGCAGCCATGATAGTGACGCTTATAAGGGTAATCCTTTCATCAATATTCATAGGCACATTTCTTGGCCCCGGTTTTATCATGAGCTTCTGCGGCGGTGTCTCAAGCACGGCTGCAATGGGGATTACATTCTCACTGTTTCCAAGACTCTTCGGCCCTGTAGGGCTCAGCCTGATCGGCGCATTATTCCATAATGTCTCACAGCTTTCTATCGCATACCTGTTATTCGTCCGGCAGCTTGAAGCTATCTTAATAGTAACTCCACTGTTGATTCTCTTAGGAACAATCACAGGCGTTGTGAATGGCATTATAGGAGGCATGCTCATCAAAAATATTTCAAAAAAATCACCCGATACATCCAGATGA
- a CDS encoding NusG domain II-containing protein: MKLSEIRRGKKELTERMTLADILLLAVLILISISEFIFIKEAFPQGTDVKIEVNGKLAYKLPLNSDAIIAVKGINGDTVVEIKNRKVRIKESPCPNKICIHNGWIDRGAIVCLPNRVTVFVDSSEGKENKAIDAITG, from the coding sequence TTGAAATTATCGGAGATTCGCAGAGGCAAAAAAGAACTGACTGAGAGAATGACGCTTGCGGACATACTGCTGCTTGCAGTGCTTATACTCATATCTATCTCAGAGTTTATTTTTATAAAAGAGGCATTCCCTCAGGGAACAGACGTCAAGATTGAAGTTAACGGAAAGCTTGCATACAAACTTCCGCTCAACAGCGATGCAATAATCGCTGTGAAAGGCATAAACGGAGACACCGTAGTGGAAATTAAAAACAGGAAGGTGCGGATAAAAGAATCCCCCTGCCCTAACAAAATATGCATCCATAATGGATGGATAGACAGAGGCGCAATAGTATGTCTTCCAAACAGGGTAACGGTATTCGTGGATAGTTCTGAAGGCAAAGAGAATAAAGCTATTGATGCAATCACAGGATAA
- a CDS encoding FAD:protein FMN transferase gives MKKSIEQQSSRATGQQSLVQKSLTTALLRYCAAGLILLFALSACSPQKEKVYRKSKVLMDTLITISVISGSGDKAEKAIDRAFGEIEKLDRLLNFFSDSSEVSEINRNAGLKAVVVSPETFEVIEKAIYASGKTNGAFDVTIGSVTTLWDFHKRTKPEDKKIKERLPLVNYNNIVLTQKFSSVYLKKKGMLIDLGGIAKGYAADKAVEALKREGIKSGLVSISGDIKAFGLKPDLKPWKIGIKNPRAIPPHPPSPTRGEGTAILPPPLMGGGKGEGEKGFSDEIMATIEMTDLAISTSGDYERYFIIDGKRYHHILNPKTGYPVDECRSVSIVAKDGSVTDPFSTGIFILGAEKGIKLLEEMGIDGIIVDKNGKIHTTPNLRGKLEIIGDSQRQKRTD, from the coding sequence ATGAAAAAGTCAATAGAGCAACAGAGCAGTAGAGCAACAGGGCAGCAGTCTTTAGTGCAGAAATCTTTAACTACTGCGCTACTGCGCTACTGCGCTGCTGGGCTCATCTTACTGTTCGCTCTCAGCGCCTGCAGTCCTCAAAAAGAGAAAGTCTATCGCAAGAGCAAAGTACTCATGGATACGCTTATAACAATAAGTGTTATTTCAGGCTCAGGTGATAAAGCAGAGAAAGCAATAGACAGAGCATTTGGAGAGATAGAAAAACTTGACAGGCTGCTGAACTTTTTCTCCGACAGCAGCGAGGTTTCAGAGATAAACAGAAATGCAGGCTTGAAAGCTGTGGTAGTGTCTCCGGAGACCTTTGAAGTTATTGAGAAAGCAATTTATGCCTCCGGAAAAACCAACGGCGCATTTGATGTGACAATAGGCTCTGTAACAACCCTGTGGGATTTTCATAAGAGAACAAAACCTGAAGACAAAAAAATCAAAGAAAGGCTTCCGCTTGTAAACTATAACAATATAGTGCTTACCCAAAAATTTTCATCCGTTTATCTCAAGAAAAAAGGAATGCTTATTGACCTCGGCGGCATAGCAAAGGGATACGCTGCTGATAAGGCAGTGGAGGCGCTGAAAAGAGAGGGCATAAAATCAGGGCTTGTTTCCATCTCAGGTGACATTAAAGCCTTTGGGTTAAAACCTGATTTAAAACCGTGGAAGATAGGGATAAAAAATCCAAGAGCAATCCCCCCTCACCCCCCCTCACCCACGAGGGGAGAGGGAACTGCTATTCTTCCCCCTCCCTTGATGGGAGGGGGTAAGGGGGAGGGTGAAAAGGGATTTTCGGATGAAATAATGGCAACTATAGAGATGACTGACCTGGCAATATCAACATCCGGAGATTACGAGCGATACTTTATTATTGACGGAAAAAGATACCATCATATCCTTAATCCAAAAACAGGCTATCCCGTGGATGAATGCCGGAGCGTAAGCATCGTAGCAAAAGACGGTTCTGTAACAGACCCTTTTTCAACAGGCATCTTTATACTCGGCGCTGAAAAAGGGATAAAACTCCTTGAAGAAATGGGGATTGATGGAATAATTGTGGATAAAAATGGCAAAATACACACGACACCAAACCTGAGAGGAAAACTTGAAATTATCGGAGATTCGCAGAGGCAAAAAAGAACTGACTGA
- the uvrA gene encoding excinuclease ABC subunit UvrA codes for MQTSIVIKGAREHNLKNISVSIPREKITVITGPSGSGKSSLAIDTIYAEGQRRYVESLSIYARQFLEQLQKPDVDLIEGLSPSIAIEQKTVTKSPRSTLGTITEIYDYMRVLYTRIGKPYCYNCGSPITAQEAQGIIDSVMSLPQGTRMQILAPIVRDRKGEYKKELYEMLRDGFIRARIDGVMVDLTQDIKLKKQQRHTIEIVIDRLLIKTGTERQIKSAIDSALKYTDTVIINLIDKNKDIPFSRTMACPNCSISYPEINPRFFSFNSKYGACPRCNGIGFENISEDFEAERQDFGVITDEAVTGLSPCKACKGMRLRKEALSIRIKDTNIAEFSRMSVINAIQFINALKLTDREQMIASRVLREVKDRLSFLDKVGLGYLTVDRLSLTLSGGEAQRIRLATQMGSSLTGVLYVLDEPSIGLHPRDCKKLLESLSSIRDSGNTVIIVEHDEDTINWADHVIDMGHGGGLRGGWITAEGPPHVIRDNKNSLTGRYLKGELSIPVPAKRRKPKDFIHIIGASEFNLKDIDVKMPLGLFTCITGVSGSGKSTLIFETLYKAIAGKLYKSALIPGKHREITGIEKIDRIICVDQSPLGRTPRSNPATYTGIFTYIRELFAQIQDSKVRGYTASRFSFNVAGGRCESCRGGGTLKVAMHFLPDVYIPCNVCKGKRYNKETLEIRYKDKNIAEVLAMTVSEMLQFLSAIPLIRQRLEILEDVGLGYIQLGQSATTLSGGEAQRVRLSKEFGKRSTGNTLYLLDEPTTGLHFADIQKLMDVINSLIDLGNTVVVIEHNLDVIKSSDYIIDLGPEGGEKGGRVIAAGTPEEVSMNPDSYTGIALKNKLPKSNIARVA; via the coding sequence ATGCAAACCTCTATAGTCATAAAGGGCGCGCGGGAGCACAACCTCAAGAACATCAGTGTATCCATACCGAGGGAAAAGATAACTGTTATCACTGGCCCCTCAGGCTCCGGCAAATCATCCCTTGCAATTGACACAATCTACGCGGAGGGACAGAGGCGGTATGTTGAAAGCCTTTCAATATATGCAAGGCAATTTCTTGAACAGCTTCAGAAACCCGACGTGGACCTGATTGAGGGACTTTCGCCTTCTATCGCTATTGAACAAAAAACAGTTACGAAAAGTCCGCGGTCCACTCTCGGCACAATAACGGAAATCTATGACTATATGCGCGTGCTTTACACGCGGATAGGAAAACCTTACTGCTATAACTGCGGTTCACCTATAACCGCACAGGAGGCTCAGGGCATAATAGACTCCGTTATGTCGTTGCCTCAGGGAACGCGCATGCAGATACTTGCGCCCATTGTCAGAGACAGAAAAGGCGAATATAAAAAAGAACTTTACGAGATGCTGCGCGACGGGTTTATAAGGGCGAGGATAGATGGTGTGATGGTGGACCTCACGCAGGATATAAAGCTGAAGAAACAGCAGAGGCATACCATCGAGATTGTTATAGACAGGCTTCTTATAAAAACAGGGACTGAAAGGCAGATAAAGAGCGCTATTGATTCAGCATTAAAATATACAGACACTGTCATAATTAATCTCATAGATAAAAATAAAGACATCCCTTTCAGCAGGACCATGGCATGTCCCAACTGTAGCATAAGCTACCCTGAAATTAATCCGAGGTTTTTTTCGTTCAACAGTAAATACGGCGCCTGTCCGAGATGCAACGGCATCGGGTTTGAGAACATCAGCGAGGATTTTGAGGCCGAAAGACAGGACTTTGGAGTTATAACCGATGAGGCAGTGACCGGGTTATCGCCGTGCAAGGCGTGCAAAGGCATGAGACTGCGAAAAGAGGCGCTGAGCATAAGAATAAAAGACACAAACATAGCTGAATTTTCAAGGATGTCTGTCATAAATGCGATTCAATTCATCAATGCGCTGAAGCTTACGGACCGGGAACAGATGATAGCATCACGCGTGCTGAGAGAAGTCAAAGACAGGCTTTCGTTTCTTGATAAGGTCGGCCTCGGTTATCTGACAGTTGACAGGCTCTCACTGACACTTTCAGGCGGTGAAGCGCAGAGGATACGGCTTGCAACGCAGATGGGGTCATCCCTTACAGGAGTGCTTTATGTCCTTGACGAGCCAAGCATCGGGCTTCATCCGAGAGACTGCAAAAAACTGCTTGAAAGCCTTTCGTCCATAAGAGACTCCGGAAATACAGTGATAATCGTTGAACATGATGAAGATACTATAAACTGGGCTGACCATGTAATTGACATGGGGCATGGCGGAGGGCTTCGAGGCGGATGGATAACCGCAGAAGGTCCGCCTCATGTTATCAGGGATAACAAAAACTCATTGACAGGCAGATACCTCAAAGGCGAACTGAGCATCCCCGTGCCTGCCAAGAGGAGAAAACCAAAAGACTTCATCCATATCATTGGCGCATCCGAATTTAATCTTAAGGATATAGACGTCAAGATGCCGCTGGGCCTATTTACATGCATAACAGGGGTTTCAGGTTCGGGTAAGAGCACTCTGATATTTGAAACTCTATACAAAGCTATCGCCGGAAAACTATATAAAAGCGCACTCATCCCCGGAAAGCACAGGGAAATCACAGGCATAGAAAAGATTGACCGCATAATATGCGTTGACCAGTCTCCGTTAGGACGCACGCCAAGGTCCAATCCGGCAACTTATACGGGGATATTCACATATATCAGGGAACTCTTTGCGCAGATTCAGGACTCAAAGGTAAGGGGATATACTGCATCGCGCTTCAGTTTTAATGTCGCAGGAGGAAGATGTGAGTCCTGCCGCGGCGGAGGGACGCTTAAAGTTGCCATGCATTTCCTTCCTGATGTTTACATACCGTGCAATGTATGCAAAGGCAAAAGATACAATAAAGAGACGCTTGAAATAAGATATAAAGACAAAAACATAGCTGAGGTCCTTGCGATGACGGTCTCCGAAATGCTTCAGTTTCTCAGCGCAATCCCCCTTATACGCCAGAGGCTTGAGATACTTGAAGACGTAGGGCTCGGCTACATACAGCTCGGCCAGTCTGCAACAACACTCTCAGGCGGAGAAGCGCAAAGGGTAAGGCTTTCAAAAGAATTCGGGAAAAGATCAACAGGCAATACGCTTTATCTGCTTGACGAACCTACAACAGGACTGCACTTTGCCGATATCCAGAAACTCATGGATGTCATAAACAGCCTCATAGACCTTGGAAACACGGTGGTTGTCATCGAGCATAATCTTGACGTGATAAAGTCATCGGATTATATAATTGACCTCGGGCCTGAGGGCGGAGAAAAAGGCGGAAGGGTCATAGCAGCGGGAACGCCTGAAGAAGTAAGCATGAATCCTGATTCGTATACAGGAATTGCCTTGAAAAATAAACTTCCAAAGTCTAATATTGCAAGAGTGGCATAA
- a CDS encoding DUF433 domain-containing protein, producing MKFNRITVDPEVCSGKPCIRGLRFPVSRILGLLSAGETKESILKAYPYLEPQDIDEALAYA from the coding sequence ATGAAATTTAACAGAATAACTGTTGACCCTGAAGTCTGCTCCGGCAAACCATGCATCAGAGGCTTGAGATTTCCTGTTTCCAGAATCCTCGGACTTTTGTCTGCCGGTGAGACAAAAGAATCCATATTAAAGGCTTATCCATATCTTGAACCACAAGACATAGACGAAGCTTTGGCATACGCTTAA
- a CDS encoding DEAD/DEAH box helicase, with amino-acid sequence MGFEEPTPIQKMAIPPVLQGKDIIGRAQTGTGKTAAFGIPLIEQRPEAKGRYPYAIVLAPTRELAVQVSQEINKMGARAGVVSLPIYGGQSIELQIRSLKRGAEIVVGTPGRVLDHMRRKTLVLKDIKTVVLDEADEMLNMGFIEDIEKILGGIPGERQTMLFSATMPKEIIRISKNYMNKPVHVGVDASEMVVAKIKQVFYEVREEDKIKALTRLLDVEGPALTLVFCHTKKEVDEVAGRLQQMGYPAGAIHGDFTQSHRDEMMRKFKGGDIDILVATDVAARGLDIPDVSHVINFSIPQDPEGYIHRIGRTGRAGKSGIAITFVTPRQYRQLKLIEQSAKTQIKKAKLPSREEVRKAKEEELAAGVEEIIKEGKHTHFYDMAKRLFEKYSPEDVSAAALSMLLDTEDMQEIEEPGKGYAGQQKDSVRLFMTIGKMDKIKVGDIVKSISAEAGIPERKISNIALFDKFSFVEVPADLADRVISAINDSIIKGRKVKIQHAKKKERR; translated from the coding sequence ATGGGCTTTGAAGAGCCCACTCCAATACAGAAGATGGCAATCCCGCCGGTTCTGCAGGGAAAGGATATTATTGGCCGGGCACAAACAGGCACAGGCAAGACAGCTGCCTTTGGAATACCGCTGATAGAACAAAGGCCCGAGGCAAAAGGAAGGTATCCCTACGCAATAGTTCTTGCGCCAACGCGGGAACTTGCTGTTCAGGTATCGCAGGAAATCAATAAGATGGGCGCGAGAGCCGGCGTTGTCTCGCTTCCGATTTACGGCGGACAATCCATAGAACTACAGATAAGGAGCCTGAAGAGAGGGGCAGAGATTGTGGTTGGCACACCGGGAAGGGTGCTGGACCATATGAGAAGGAAGACACTCGTTCTCAAGGATATAAAGACAGTAGTTCTTGATGAGGCAGACGAGATGCTGAACATGGGTTTCATAGAGGACATAGAGAAAATCCTCGGCGGAATACCCGGAGAAAGACAGACGATGCTCTTTTCAGCCACCATGCCGAAAGAAATTATCCGCATTTCAAAAAACTACATGAACAAACCTGTGCATGTGGGCGTGGATGCGAGCGAGATGGTTGTCGCCAAGATAAAGCAGGTATTTTACGAGGTGCGCGAAGAAGACAAGATAAAGGCTTTAACCCGCCTTCTGGATGTTGAAGGCCCCGCGCTTACTCTCGTATTCTGCCATACAAAAAAGGAGGTGGATGAAGTCGCGGGAAGGCTCCAGCAGATGGGCTATCCTGCAGGCGCAATCCACGGAGACTTCACTCAGAGCCACAGGGACGAAATGATGCGAAAGTTCAAGGGCGGAGACATAGACATCCTCGTTGCCACAGATGTTGCGGCACGCGGACTGGACATACCTGATGTTTCCCATGTCATTAACTTCAGCATTCCGCAAGACCCTGAGGGCTACATCCACAGAATTGGCAGGACAGGCAGGGCCGGCAAATCCGGCATTGCGATAACGTTTGTCACTCCCCGGCAGTACCGCCAGCTAAAGCTCATAGAGCAATCGGCAAAGACGCAAATAAAGAAGGCAAAACTTCCGAGCAGAGAAGAAGTAAGAAAGGCGAAGGAGGAAGAGCTTGCTGCGGGTGTTGAAGAGATTATAAAAGAAGGCAAACACACTCATTTTTATGACATGGCAAAGAGGCTCTTTGAGAAATACTCTCCTGAGGACGTCTCAGCAGCGGCGCTGAGCATGCTGCTTGATACAGAGGATATGCAGGAGATTGAGGAGCCGGGAAAAGGATATGCAGGACAGCAGAAGGATTCCGTGCGCTTATTCATGACAATAGGCAAGATGGATAAGATAAAGGTGGGAGATATAGTCAAATCAATCTCTGCAGAAGCGGGTATTCCAGAACGGAAGATCAGCAATATTGCGCTTTTTGACAAGTTCAGTTTTGTAGAAGTCCCGGCTGACCTTGCCGACAGGGTTATCAGCGCCATCAACGACAGCATCATAAAAGGAAGAAAGGTCAAAATCCAGCACGCCAAGAAAAAGGAGAGGAGATAA
- a CDS encoding DUF3047 domain-containing protein, with protein sequence MRKYLQICAVGIVFSVLAGVLFVKLSLADIQSIVFGFNGKINSNGIASPWKLKEKYGAADVKIVSDSSEKVVQLKSDNASFSIEREVNVDIKNYPYLAWRWKALKLPPHGDVRSGKTNDQALQLLVAFEGRKILSYIWDSNAPEGTVADESIAWPVSLKVKVLTVKTGTADTGKWLTATRNVYDDYRKLFNEDPPLVKGIRIQTNSQHTESIGEGYVGKIVFSKNLSVAR encoded by the coding sequence ATGAGAAAATATTTGCAGATATGCGCAGTTGGAATTGTTTTCTCAGTATTGGCGGGTGTTTTATTTGTAAAACTCAGTCTTGCTGATATTCAGTCAATAGTATTTGGCTTTAACGGCAAAATTAACAGCAACGGCATTGCTTCTCCGTGGAAGTTAAAAGAAAAATACGGCGCGGCTGATGTAAAGATTGTCTCTGACAGCAGCGAGAAGGTTGTTCAGCTTAAATCCGACAATGCCTCTTTCTCCATAGAAAGAGAGGTTAATGTGGATATCAAGAATTACCCGTATCTCGCATGGAGATGGAAGGCTTTAAAACTGCCGCCTCATGGAGATGTCCGCAGCGGAAAAACAAATGATCAGGCGCTTCAGCTTCTTGTGGCATTTGAAGGCCGCAAAATACTCAGTTATATATGGGACTCAAATGCGCCTGAAGGCACGGTAGCTGACGAGTCTATTGCATGGCCTGTCAGCCTGAAGGTGAAGGTGCTTACTGTGAAAACAGGGACTGCGGATACAGGCAAATGGTTGACAGCCACAAGAAATGTGTACGATGATTACAGGAAATTATTCAATGAAGACCCGCCTCTTGTAAAAGGCATCAGAATTCAGACAAATTCCCAGCATACGGAAAGCATAGGAGAGGGTTATGTCGGGAAGATTGTATTCAGCAAAAATCTGTCTGTAGCAAGATAG
- the folP gene encoding dihydropteroate synthase yields MKITWQSFSLDFSKKTCLMGILNVTPDSFSDGGQYFNRGLAIKRAHEMVEEGADIIDIGGESTRPGYEPVPLEEEISRTIPVIEALAKNIKVPISIDTYKAEVAKRALDAGASIVNDTSGLRFDPEMPKVVSQYKVPVVIMHIKGTPKNMQVNPTYEALIPEIMDYFRESIRLAVESGIAEEKIIIDPGIGFGKTFGHNLEIIKNLREFTLLEKPLLVGPSRKAFIGKILGDATASERLEGTAAAVAISILNGANIIRVHDVKEMKKVALVADAVKRGSVD; encoded by the coding sequence ATGAAGATTACATGGCAAAGTTTCTCTCTGGATTTTTCTAAAAAAACCTGTCTCATGGGCATTCTGAATGTCACGCCTGATTCTTTTTCAGACGGCGGGCAGTATTTTAACAGAGGGCTTGCGATTAAAAGAGCGCATGAGATGGTTGAAGAAGGCGCTGATATCATTGACATCGGCGGAGAATCAACAAGGCCCGGCTATGAGCCTGTTCCGCTTGAAGAAGAGATAAGCCGCACAATCCCTGTAATAGAAGCGCTCGCAAAAAATATTAAAGTTCCTATATCAATAGACACATACAAGGCAGAAGTTGCAAAGAGGGCTTTGGATGCAGGAGCATCAATTGTTAATGACACAAGCGGGCTGCGGTTTGACCCTGAGATGCCGAAGGTTGTTTCTCAATATAAAGTCCCTGTTGTTATCATGCACATAAAAGGGACGCCAAAGAATATGCAGGTAAATCCAACATATGAGGCATTGATTCCGGAGATTATGGATTACTTCAGAGAAAGCATAAGGCTTGCCGTTGAATCAGGAATTGCAGAAGAGAAAATTATCATAGACCCGGGAATAGGTTTTGGTAAGACATTTGGGCACAATCTTGAGATAATAAAAAACCTCCGTGAATTTACACTACTTGAAAAACCATTGCTCGTAGGCCCTTCAAGAAAGGCATTCATAGGAAAGATTCTTGGCGATGCCACTGCATCAGAGAGGCTTGAAGGAACTGCGGCTGCGGTTGCAATTTCAATTTTAAACGGCGCAAATATTATCAGGGTTCATGATGTTAAGGAGATGAAAAAGGTCGCGCTTGTTGCTGATGCGGTGAAGAGGGGGAGCGTGGATTAA
- a CDS encoding DUF1161 domain-containing protein yields the protein MKNLIAAVVLLMFAATPAFAQRKPCEELLTEIDAKIQAKGVKKFSLEIVPNEKAADVKDGKVVGTCDGGTKKIIYKRGK from the coding sequence ATGAAAAACTTGATTGCCGCTGTTGTTTTATTGATGTTCGCTGCAACTCCTGCATTTGCGCAGAGGAAACCCTGTGAAGAACTCCTAACAGAGATTGACGCCAAGATTCAGGCAAAAGGAGTAAAGAAATTCAGCCTTGAAATCGTTCCGAATGAAAAAGCCGCGGATGTCAAGGACGGAAAAGTAGTCGGAACCTGCGACGGAGGGACTAAGAAGATTATCTATAAACGGGGGAAGTAA
- a CDS encoding phosphoenolpyruvate carboxykinase (GTP), producing the protein MSALTKNEKLNNWIKEAAEMCQPDDIYLCSGTKEEYNLMLSKLMASGSAIPLKKRPNSYLFRSDPSDVARVEDRTFTSTSAKDAAGPTNNWIDPIELKDTMKRLYKGCMKGRTMSVIPFSMGPIGSPISKIGVEVTDSPYVVINMHIMTRVSARVMELLNAGEDFIPCLHSIGAPLAKGQKDVQWPCAPIEKKYISHFPEENLIWSFGSGYGGNALLGKKCLALRIASAVAKREGWMAEHMLILRLTNPEGKQYHIAAAFPSACGKTNLAMMQPSIKGWKCECIGDDIAWMKIGADGRLHAINPENGFFGVAPGTSYDTNPMAMDTLKENVIFTNCALTDDGDVWWEGINDDVPSHLIDWKGRDWTPESKGDAAHPNARFTAPASQCPVICKDWENPNGVPIDIFIFGGRRSSVVPLVYEAFSWDHGVFLGATAASETTFANIGEIGNLRRDPFAMKPFCSYNMGDYFQHWLNMGDRLGSKAPRIFYVNWFRKNHDGRFLWPGFSDNSRVLKWMCERTDNKVDAKKSAIGLLPVDRGLDLNGIGLSAENMEELTKVDLDEWKAEIPDIEKHFATFGSRLPERLKKQLKELAERLG; encoded by the coding sequence ATGTCTGCTTTGACAAAGAATGAAAAACTGAACAACTGGATTAAAGAAGCTGCGGAGATGTGCCAGCCCGATGACATTTACTTATGCAGCGGGACCAAGGAAGAATATAACCTCATGCTGTCAAAGCTGATGGCAAGCGGCAGCGCCATTCCCCTTAAGAAGCGGCCTAACAGCTATCTTTTCCGCTCTGACCCAAGCGATGTGGCGCGCGTTGAGGACCGCACATTCACAAGCACATCCGCAAAAGATGCGGCAGGCCCTACAAATAACTGGATTGATCCAATTGAGCTAAAAGACACCATGAAGCGGCTATACAAAGGCTGCATGAAGGGACGCACAATGTCTGTGATTCCTTTTTCAATGGGGCCGATAGGTTCTCCAATCTCAAAGATAGGGGTAGAGGTTACAGACAGCCCTTATGTTGTTATAAACATGCATATCATGACCCGCGTAAGCGCCAGAGTCATGGAACTTCTTAATGCAGGTGAGGATTTTATTCCCTGCCTCCATTCTATAGGCGCGCCATTAGCCAAGGGACAGAAGGATGTCCAGTGGCCCTGCGCTCCGATTGAGAAAAAATACATAAGCCATTTCCCTGAGGAAAATCTGATATGGTCATTTGGTTCAGGTTACGGCGGCAATGCCCTGCTCGGCAAAAAATGCCTTGCGCTGAGAATAGCATCTGCTGTCGCCAAAAGAGAAGGCTGGATGGCAGAGCATATGCTCATACTGAGACTCACCAATCCTGAGGGAAAGCAGTATCACATTGCTGCTGCATTCCCATCTGCCTGCGGTAAAACTAATTTAGCCATGATGCAGCCTTCAATCAAAGGCTGGAAATGCGAATGCATCGGCGACGACATTGCGTGGATGAAGATCGGCGCTGACGGACGCCTTCATGCCATTAACCCTGAAAACGGCTTCTTTGGCGTGGCTCCCGGCACTTCTTATGACACTAATCCTATGGCAATGGATACTCTGAAAGAGAATGTTATTTTCACTAACTGCGCACTTACAGATGACGGGGATGTGTGGTGGGAAGGAATCAATGACGATGTCCCATCCCATCTCATTGACTGGAAGGGGCGGGACTGGACTCCTGAAAGCAAGGGTGATGCGGCACATCCTAATGCCCGCTTTACGGCGCCTGCGTCCCAGTGCCCGGTGATTTGCAAGGACTGGGAAAACCCGAATGGCGTTCCTATAGATATTTTTATATTCGGCGGAAGAAGGAGCAGTGTTGTCCCGCTTGTATATGAAGCATTTTCTTGGGATCACGGTGTATTCCTCGGCGCAACAGCAGCCTCCGAGACCACATTCGCCAATATCGGAGAAATTGGTAATTTGAGAAGGGATCCTTTTGCCATGAAACCTTTTTGCAGCTACAATATGGGTGATTATTTTCAGCACTGGCTCAATATGGGCGACAGGCTCGGCTCTAAAGCCCCAAGGATTTTCTATGTTAACTGGTTCAGGAAAAACCATGATGGAAGATTTTTATGGCCCGGATTCAGCGACAACAGCCGTGTGCTTAAGTGGATGTGCGAACGCACAGACAACAAGGTTGACGCAAAGAAATCAGCTATAGGTTTATTGCCTGTGGATCGAGGCCTTGACCTTAATGGCATAGGGCTATCTGCTGAAAACATGGAAGAGCTTACGAAGGTTGACCTTGATGAGTGGAAGGCTGAGATACCGGATATTGAGAAACATTTTGCAACATTCGGCAGCCGTCTGCCTGAGAGGCTTAAAAAACAGTTGAAGGAACTTGCGGAGCGCCTTGGATAA